DNA sequence from the Myxosarcina sp. GI1 genome:
TGTTGCCTCTCTTCTCAGGAAGAGGGGCTTATTTTTCAATTAAAATCAGAATGGTAAACACTAAGATCTCGATTTATAACAGAAAAAATAGATTGATAGTCGATTGCTAACAAAAAATTCAAAAATAGTTGAATACTTGAAGACCTCTAGTTTTGGTAAGATGAAACCAAAACATATTATAGACCGCTTTTAAAACAGGATAAACAGTTAGTTGTGCCAAAGCCAAAAGCCGGCATTATTTATAATGATATCAAGCCTATAGCTTGCAAAGTTGCCACAGAAATTCAAGCTAAATTAGTCGATTGCGGTTGGGAAACATTTATGGCTACAGGAGCGGGAGGTATACTAGAGTACTCTACGCCTGGCAGTCCAGTTTGCCATACTCGAATCGAGCAATTGACTCCGTCCAACTTCGACCACGATTTGGAATTTGCTATTGTCTTAGGCGGTGACGGAACAGTTTTATCTGCATTTCGGCAACTCGCTCCCTGTGGAATTCCTTTATTGACCGTCAACACGGGACACATGGGATTTCTTACCGAGACTTACCTCAATCATCTACCTCAGGCGTTAGAAAAACTGCTCGAACGGGACTATGAAATTGAAGAGCGGTCTATGCTCGCGGTAAAAGTATTTCGTAACCAAGCTTTATTGTGGGAAGCTTTGAGCTTGAATGAAATGGTCTTACACCGCGAACCTTTGACCAGCATGTGTCATTTTGAGATTCAAATTGGCAGCCACGCTCCTGTAGATATTGCTGCCGATGGAGTTATTATTTCTACTCCTACAGGGTCTACAGCTTACTCTCTTAGCGCGGGTGGTCCTGTGGTAACGCCAGAAGTTCCCGTGTTACAGCTAGCACCAATTTGCCCTCATTCTCTGGCATCTCGTACTTTAGTATTTAGCGATCGCGAACCTGTTAATGTATTCCCGGCTACCTCCTACCGTATGGTAATGGTAGTAGATGGCAATGGAGGTTGTTACATTTTGCCCGATGACCGCATCAATATTGAAAAGTCAATCTACAAAGCTCGCTTTATTCGCCTGCAACCGCAAGAATTTTTCCGAATTCTTAGGGAAAAATTGGGTTGGGGTTTGCCTCATATAGCCAAACCAACTTCCGTGGAACTTCCTTAGTTAATAATTAGTCAGAGCAAAACATTAAGAGTAGAAAAAACCCTATATGGTTACTAGTGAGATGGCAACCGATACTAATGCAGCTATTTTATTGCTAACAGATAGTATGTTTGCTCGTCAGGCAAGTATGGATTTGCAGGCGGCGGGTTATTCTACGGCAATTGAAAGAGTAGAAAAAGGCTGGCAACAATTGAGCGAGCTAAATCCAGCTATGGTAGTTTTAGACAAATCTTGGACTGGTAAGTCTGGGCTGAATTTTTGCCATCAGTTAAGAAGTTCGGGTACTCGCATTCCCATACTAATGCTAATCGAGCGAGAGACAATAGAAGAACGAGTAGCCTGTTTGGAGGCAGGTGCAGACGATTATTTGTTAAAGCCTTATAAAAAAGAAGCATTATTAGAGTTGGTTTATCTTTATTTACAGCCTGCAACAGAGGTTAAAGAACAGTTGCGTTTTGGTAAGCTAGTTTTGGATTTGAGTACCAGGCAAGCAATTAGAAATGGTTCGGCTATCGATCTAACCATGAAAGAGTTTGAGCTACTTAAATATTTAATGTCTAATCCAGGTAAAGTACTGTCAAGGGATGAAATTATTGAAAATGTATGGGGCTATGACTATCAAGGCGAATCAAACGTAATTGAAGTTTATATCCGCTATTTAAGGCTCAAAATTGAAACTAAAGAGCAAAAGCGATTGATTCAAACTGTTAGAGGAGTTGGCTACGTACTTAGAGAACCATAATAAATAGTCAAATAGCAGTTGGAAATTTTAGTTTTTTTATAGTAGATTCTATCAGGTGACAGAGTCGCAATTCGATTAAAAAGTATTATGTTTTTTATACTTAGCTAAATTACGTAGATTTACTGAGGAATTTATGTCATTGTAAAGAATCATATTGGGGCTAGACACTGTTTGAAATAAAAATGTAATATAAATAGTGACAAATGAGAACTTTTGTGATCTCAAACACTGACAATTTCCAATTTTTTTCTAACAATTGTCAATACTGTATTTATATGGCAGTTTCAAATCTAGCTTTAGTAGCTGGGTAACAATTCCTTCCTTTAATAAACATAACATATTACAAATTAAAAATATCTATTAAAATGAAACCTACTATATATGCCAAATTTATTAAGTTTTTGACAGAAGAATTAGCCATACCAATAGATTCTATTGAAGTCGTGCAGCGTACTGTAGAACAAAACCATGCTCCTATACCCATGATTTTGTGGCAGTATGGTTTAGTAACATTAGAAGAACTAGATCGAATCTATGATTGGTTAGAAGGTAAAACTAAAACAGATATTAGCTATTAGTTAAAACAAAAGTAGTTGCTGCCAATTGCCAAACTAAAAATCGTTCAAGTAAGACACGAACAAAAATCAAACCCTTAAAAGTCGACGGCGCAAATAATCTAAAGCATTACAAGCACTAAAATGACGCACTAAGTCACGACTTCGGCGATCGCCAAAACGGTGTTCGATACTTTCTACTTTGCCTTCTGGAGTAGCAAAGCCAATATATACCAACCCTACAGGTTTGTTTTCCGTACCGCCTCCAGGACCAGCTACCCCCGTAATACTAATTCCCCAATCAGAAGATAAAGTTTGTTTGACTCCCAAAGCCATTTGCTCGGCAACAGTGGCACTAACCGCCCCTTTTTGGTTCAAATCTTTGGTATTGACCTTCAATAGATTAACTTTTACTTCATTGGCGTAGGCAATAATTCCCCCCAAAAAATAATTCGAACTTCCGGGTGTAGCAGTAATCATTTCTCCCAAACCTCCGCCAGTACAAGATTCGGCAACGCTAATAGTCTGTCCTGCTTCAGACAACAGTTTGCCTACTACCGAAGCCAAAGTATCTTCATCGCTGCCAAAATAATCTGCTCCAGCAATTTCTCGAACTTGAGCTGCTACAGGTTCGATTAGCGCGATCGCTTCAGCTTCGGTTTGGGCTTTGGCTGAAATTCGCAAGCGTACCTCACCTTTACCAGCATAAGGAGCTACAGTTGGATTATCCGACTCAAATAAATAAGCGACTTTTTCGGCGAGAGCCGATTCACCAATACCGCGAAAACGCAGCATCTGGCTATAAATAGTATTTTTTCCCCAGCCTTGACTTTTGAGAAACGGAACGGCAGTTTCCTGCCACATACGTCGCATTTCCGAAGGTACTCCTGGAAAAGTCAAAATAGTTAAATTGGATTGAGGTTGCCAAATAATACCTGGGGCAGTTCCTGTAGGATTGGGCAGCGTTTTGGCACCAACGGGAACTAATGCTTGTTTGCGATTGCTGGGGGACATTTTACGCCCGATTTGAGCAAACTTTTTCTCGATGTCGGCAACTATTACTGCATTTTCTACTAATTTAGCGTCAAATACAGCAGCAATCGTGGCTGTTGTCAAGTCGTCAGGAGTAGGACCCAATCCGCCAGTAAAAATTAAAATTGAAGCGCGTTGAGTAGCAGTTTCAATGACCTTTCGCAAGCGCGATACATTATCTCCGACTACGGTTTGATAATAGTGAGGAATACCCAGACTAGCTAACTCTAATGCCAAATACTGACAGTTAGTATTAAGAATATCGCCCAACAATAGCTCTGTACCTACACAAATAATCTCTGCACTCATTACCAAAATGCTAATTGTTTTGTTTTTTAGTGCTGCGCCACACCTGCCAACCGATATAGACAAGCAACATAGTCGCACCGATAGCATATCCCCAACCGCTAGGAATATTAGAAAAGCCCATTGCCAAACTGCCCACCCATAGAGTTAGAGCGTAAATAAACAGCACAGTTTGTCTTTGAGAAATTCCCGCTTTGAGTAGCCAGTGATGGAGATGGCTTTTATCGGCAATGAAAGGAGATTTTCCTTTACTGATGCGAGATAAAATTACCGCTGACATATCTAGTATTGGTACTGCCAAAATTAGATATGGTAACAGTACGGCAGTAATTGCGGTAGTTTTAACCAAACCGATCGCTCCCACTGCTGCCAGGGTAAAGCCCATAAAATAGGCTCCCCCATCTCCCATAAAAATTTGAGCGGGATTAAAATTATATCGTAGAAATCCCAAAGCACCACCAGCCAATGCCGCAGCGATTAAAGCAGCGGCTGATTGGTGCATAAATAGAGTAACTACTAACATAACTACGGCAGCAATTCCCGAAACCCCTGCTGCTAAACCATCGACCCCGTCAATCCAATTGATGGCATTAGCCATTCCCACCAGCCAGATAACGGTAACGGGCAGACTCAGCCAACCAACTTGAATCAAGCCATCAAAAGGAACAGAAAGAAAATCAATTCTGACCCCCATTAACCAGCAAACGGCAGCTACTATTACCTGCATTAGCAAGCGTGAAATTGGAGTTAAATTAAATAAATCGTCTGCAAAACCAATGGCAAAATAAAAAATACTGCCCATAATTACCGCCCAAATTTCACCTTCTCTACCCATAGAAACAGAAGCAAAGCCGCCCAATCGCCAGACAATTAACAATGCGGTAATCGTGCCGATAAATATTGAGATTCCACCGACACGAACGACTGGATCTTTGTGAATTTTGCGGGCGTTAGGTCGATCTACCATACCTAATTTAAGACCGAGATTCTTAACATCGGGAATTGTCCACAGCACGACGGTAACAGAAATTAGAAAGGCAATTAGATGAAATAGTTCCGCAGGCATCTAAGTTTCGTAGGTTCTCAAATTAGTACATTGGGTTCCCCAACCTCTTAAATTAAA
Encoded proteins:
- the nblR gene encoding response regulator transcription factor NblR, with the protein product MVTSEMATDTNAAILLLTDSMFARQASMDLQAAGYSTAIERVEKGWQQLSELNPAMVVLDKSWTGKSGLNFCHQLRSSGTRIPILMLIERETIEERVACLEAGADDYLLKPYKKEALLELVYLYLQPATEVKEQLRFGKLVLDLSTRQAIRNGSAIDLTMKEFELLKYLMSNPGKVLSRDEIIENVWGYDYQGESNVIEVYIRYLRLKIETKEQKRLIQTVRGVGYVLREP
- a CDS encoding competence/damage-inducible protein A, with product MSAEIICVGTELLLGDILNTNCQYLALELASLGIPHYYQTVVGDNVSRLRKVIETATQRASILIFTGGLGPTPDDLTTATIAAVFDAKLVENAVIVADIEKKFAQIGRKMSPSNRKQALVPVGAKTLPNPTGTAPGIIWQPQSNLTILTFPGVPSEMRRMWQETAVPFLKSQGWGKNTIYSQMLRFRGIGESALAEKVAYLFESDNPTVAPYAGKGEVRLRISAKAQTEAEAIALIEPVAAQVREIAGADYFGSDEDTLASVVGKLLSEAGQTISVAESCTGGGLGEMITATPGSSNYFLGGIIAYANEVKVNLLKVNTKDLNQKGAVSATVAEQMALGVKQTLSSDWGISITGVAGPGGGTENKPVGLVYIGFATPEGKVESIEHRFGDRRSRDLVRHFSACNALDYLRRRLLRV
- a CDS encoding DUF2949 domain-containing protein, with amino-acid sequence MKPTIYAKFIKFLTEELAIPIDSIEVVQRTVEQNHAPIPMILWQYGLVTLEELDRIYDWLEGKTKTDISY
- a CDS encoding glycosyltransferase family 4 protein, yielding MPAELFHLIAFLISVTVVLWTIPDVKNLGLKLGMVDRPNARKIHKDPVVRVGGISIFIGTITALLIVWRLGGFASVSMGREGEIWAVIMGSIFYFAIGFADDLFNLTPISRLLMQVIVAAVCWLMGVRIDFLSVPFDGLIQVGWLSLPVTVIWLVGMANAINWIDGVDGLAAGVSGIAAVVMLVVTLFMHQSAAALIAAALAGGALGFLRYNFNPAQIFMGDGGAYFMGFTLAAVGAIGLVKTTAITAVLLPYLILAVPILDMSAVILSRISKGKSPFIADKSHLHHWLLKAGISQRQTVLFIYALTLWVGSLAMGFSNIPSGWGYAIGATMLLVYIGWQVWRSTKKQNN
- a CDS encoding NAD(+) kinase, whose protein sequence is MPKPKAGIIYNDIKPIACKVATEIQAKLVDCGWETFMATGAGGILEYSTPGSPVCHTRIEQLTPSNFDHDLEFAIVLGGDGTVLSAFRQLAPCGIPLLTVNTGHMGFLTETYLNHLPQALEKLLERDYEIEERSMLAVKVFRNQALLWEALSLNEMVLHREPLTSMCHFEIQIGSHAPVDIAADGVIISTPTGSTAYSLSAGGPVVTPEVPVLQLAPICPHSLASRTLVFSDREPVNVFPATSYRMVMVVDGNGGCYILPDDRINIEKSIYKARFIRLQPQEFFRILREKLGWGLPHIAKPTSVELP